Proteins co-encoded in one Afipia sp. P52-10 genomic window:
- a CDS encoding NCS2 family permease: MEQKTGFLERQFGLSAHGTSVRTEFIAGLTTFLTMVYIVFVNPTILGAAGLDKGAVFVATCIAAAVSTLVMAFYANYPIGLAPGMGLNAFFAFTVVLGYKYTWQQALAAVFLSGVLFFLLSIFRVREYVINAIPRNLKFAISAGVGLFLGIIALEQAKIVVAHPVTLVTLGPLTGFDHLPAVLSLLGFVLIVALNARHVVGGTLLGILAVSLLGLPFGLASFGGVVSLPPSLAPTLLQLDFSRAFELTFIIVVFSFLFIDVFDNAGTLIGVTHRAGLTDQDGNLPRMKQALIADSFAAMFGSLIGTSTTTSYIESASGVAAGGRTGLTAVFVALFFLLALFFAPLAGMVPAYASSAALLYVACVMARGLAEMNWDDVTEYAPAVVAAIAMPLTYSIATGIGLGFITYALAKLISGKIAEAKPAVLVLALLFAGKFAIG; this comes from the coding sequence ATGGAACAGAAGACCGGTTTTCTCGAACGCCAGTTCGGGCTGAGCGCGCACGGCACGTCAGTTCGCACCGAATTCATCGCTGGTCTCACCACGTTCCTGACGATGGTCTACATCGTCTTCGTCAACCCGACGATCCTCGGTGCTGCGGGGTTGGACAAGGGCGCGGTTTTCGTCGCCACCTGCATCGCCGCCGCGGTGTCGACCCTGGTGATGGCATTCTACGCCAACTATCCGATCGGGTTGGCGCCCGGCATGGGGCTGAACGCGTTCTTCGCCTTCACGGTCGTCCTCGGCTATAAATATACCTGGCAGCAGGCGCTTGCAGCCGTCTTCCTCTCGGGTGTGCTGTTTTTCTTGCTCTCGATCTTTCGCGTCCGCGAGTATGTGATCAACGCGATCCCCCGCAACCTCAAGTTCGCGATTTCCGCGGGCGTCGGCTTATTCCTTGGCATCATCGCATTGGAGCAGGCCAAGATCGTCGTCGCCCATCCGGTGACGCTGGTGACGCTCGGACCGCTCACGGGCTTCGATCACCTGCCCGCGGTCCTCTCTCTGCTCGGTTTCGTGCTGATCGTCGCGTTGAATGCGCGCCATGTCGTCGGCGGTACGCTGCTCGGCATCCTGGCCGTGTCGCTGCTCGGCCTGCCGTTTGGGCTCGCGAGCTTTGGCGGCGTCGTGTCGCTGCCGCCGTCGCTGGCACCGACATTGCTGCAACTCGATTTCTCGCGTGCGTTCGAACTGACGTTCATCATCGTCGTGTTCTCGTTCCTGTTCATCGACGTGTTCGACAATGCCGGCACGTTGATCGGCGTGACCCATCGTGCCGGCCTGACAGATCAGGATGGCAATCTGCCGCGTATGAAGCAGGCGTTGATCGCCGACAGCTTCGCCGCGATGTTCGGTTCGCTGATCGGTACCTCGACCACGACGAGCTATATCGAGAGCGCATCCGGTGTCGCTGCCGGCGGCCGCACCGGTCTGACGGCGGTGTTCGTCGCGCTGTTCTTTCTCCTGGCCCTGTTCTTCGCGCCACTCGCAGGCATGGTGCCGGCCTATGCCTCGTCGGCGGCTCTGCTCTATGTCGCCTGCGTGATGGCGCGCGGACTCGCCGAGATGAACTGGGACGATGTTACCGAATACGCGCCGGCGGTGGTGGCTGCGATCGCGATGCCGTTGACCTATTCGATCGCCACTGGAATCGGCCTCGGCTTCATCACCTATGCGCTGGCGAAGCTCATCTCGGGCAAGATTGCGGAGGCGAAGCCTGCGGTGCTGGTGCTGGCGCTGCTGTTTGCGGGCAAGTTTGCGATCGGCTGA
- a CDS encoding glycosyl transferase has product MLSVIVLADGDERSVVMTLAALVPGAAAGLIRDVLLVDRESSAAMERVADVAGCHYLVQQGSAGARLSKGAETARSNWLLFLRAGAILEGNWIDELGQFMENASLAAKTRAAIFRHARSPYAEARMRDALKSAGRWLLGPSPDQGLLIARQHYQHLGGHDTSSERAEKKLLAKLSRKHRIILRSRIVAGT; this is encoded by the coding sequence ATGTTAAGTGTCATCGTATTGGCTGACGGCGACGAGCGCAGCGTCGTCATGACGCTTGCAGCGCTCGTGCCGGGCGCCGCAGCGGGCCTGATCCGGGACGTGCTGCTGGTCGATCGGGAATCGAGCGCCGCAATGGAGCGTGTCGCCGACGTGGCCGGCTGCCACTATCTGGTCCAGCAAGGGTCGGCAGGCGCGAGGCTCAGCAAGGGCGCCGAAACCGCCCGCTCGAACTGGCTGTTGTTTCTGCGGGCCGGCGCGATCCTCGAAGGAAACTGGATCGACGAGCTCGGCCAATTCATGGAAAACGCGAGCCTGGCGGCCAAGACCCGCGCCGCGATCTTCCGCCACGCCCGGTCGCCCTATGCGGAAGCGCGCATGCGCGACGCGCTGAAGAGCGCCGGGCGCTGGCTGCTCGGCCCTTCGCCCGACCAGGGCCTCTTGATCGCGCGGCAGCACTATCAACACCTCGGCGGACACGACACAAGCTCCGAACGCGCCGAGAAGAAGCTGCTCGCCAAGCTCAGTCGCAAGCACCGCATCATCCTGCGCAGCCGCATCGTCGCCGGCACCTGA
- a CDS encoding glycosyltransferase family 39 protein → MRFTSLIVELIRVRPVLMFWVAVLAQAMLWLIIPSLLYASPPGDLAMSLAYGREYMMGVGNEPPLAYWLADIVFRLAGNHVFGLYLLSQVCFAVAFLAVFRLGSAIVGPQQAVVAVLLTATVLTFSFPQVEFRPEILAQPLWGLTLLGAWRVLEGLRRAWFSLSIAAGLLLLTTNAAVPLLVLLITFALGTARGRRALASADAALAAVVVLVLVLPYAVYVWRTGTSSPFALSDVSAPEGWLWRWAMFAGYLLLALAGIALLGIVNARRFNSAETRAPVIYRPPIDPLARPFVYGFAVVPALLFSLASALLGWPHLLGGGGTLLLLSGLAAVVAAGDLIAFRRQRLLRTLWLWIVAAPALYLLGMTLVQPLVAATDIKTMFPARAIGTFFGDSFQRRTGQPLRAVAGDPELAALISVTAPGRPRLLLDATPEKTPWLTLETFRQSGGVVVWRAADTAGTPPEDIARRFPGLVPEVPRTFSRYLNGRQPMLRIGWAIIRPQQQVGAAK, encoded by the coding sequence ATGCGTTTCACCTCCCTGATCGTCGAACTGATCCGTGTGCGGCCCGTGCTGATGTTCTGGGTCGCGGTGCTGGCGCAGGCGATGCTGTGGCTGATCATCCCGTCCTTGCTTTACGCGAGTCCGCCCGGCGACCTGGCTATGAGTTTGGCCTATGGCCGGGAATACATGATGGGCGTCGGTAACGAGCCGCCGCTGGCCTATTGGCTCGCGGACATCGTCTTCCGTCTCGCCGGAAACCATGTGTTCGGTCTCTATCTCCTGTCGCAGGTCTGTTTCGCCGTCGCGTTCCTGGCGGTCTTCCGCCTCGGCAGCGCGATCGTCGGCCCGCAGCAGGCCGTGGTCGCGGTGCTGCTGACGGCCACGGTCCTGACCTTCTCCTTTCCGCAGGTCGAGTTCAGGCCGGAGATTTTGGCCCAGCCGTTATGGGGGCTGACGCTGCTGGGGGCCTGGCGGGTGCTGGAAGGCCTCAGGAGGGCATGGTTCTCGCTGTCGATCGCCGCGGGGTTGTTGTTGCTCACCACCAATGCGGCAGTTCCGCTGCTGGTGCTGTTGATCACTTTTGCGCTGGGGACCGCGCGTGGCCGGCGCGCGCTCGCCTCGGCCGATGCGGCGCTGGCGGCCGTGGTCGTGCTGGTACTGGTGCTGCCTTATGCGGTTTACGTGTGGCGCACGGGAACGAGTTCGCCGTTTGCGCTGTCCGATGTATCGGCGCCGGAAGGATGGCTCTGGCGCTGGGCGATGTTCGCGGGTTATCTGCTGCTGGCGCTCGCCGGCATTGCGCTGCTGGGGATCGTCAATGCGCGCCGATTCAATAGCGCCGAAACGCGTGCGCCGGTGATTTACCGTCCGCCGATCGATCCGTTGGCGCGGCCGTTCGTCTACGGTTTTGCGGTTGTGCCGGCGCTGCTGTTCAGCTTGGCGTCGGCGCTGCTCGGCTGGCCGCATCTGCTCGGCGGCGGCGGCACGCTGTTGCTGCTGTCGGGTCTCGCGGCGGTGGTCGCCGCCGGTGATCTGATCGCGTTCCGCCGGCAGCGCCTGTTGCGCACGCTCTGGCTCTGGATCGTTGCCGCGCCAGCGCTGTACCTTCTCGGGATGACGCTGGTGCAGCCACTGGTTGCCGCAACCGACATCAAGACGATGTTTCCCGCGCGCGCCATCGGTACGTTCTTCGGCGATAGCTTCCAGCGCCGCACCGGTCAGCCGCTGCGCGCGGTCGCGGGCGATCCGGAGCTTGCCGCACTAATCAGCGTGACCGCGCCGGGCCGGCCGCGTTTGCTGCTCGATGCGACGCCGGAAAAGACGCCGTGGCTCACGCTCGAGACTTTCCGGCAGAGCGGCGGCGTGGTGGTCTGGCGTGCGGCCGATACCGCGGGTACGCCGCCGGAGGATATCGCTCGTCGTTTTCCCGGCCTGGTGCCGGAAGTGCCGCGCACGTTCTCGCGTTATCTGAACGGCCGTCAGCCCATGTTGCGGATCGGTTGGGCAATCATCCGGCCGCAGCAGCAGGTCGGCGCAGCAAAATAG
- a CDS encoding DUF3551 domain-containing protein, with translation MRSFILAAALTAGALLAGTPATAETEYPYCTSGGWGTDGSCSFATLQQCQAFVRGVGGSCVLNPRVAQRSNPNNAMAGPRRISRD, from the coding sequence ATGCGTTCATTCATACTGGCAGCAGCCCTGACAGCCGGCGCGCTTCTGGCCGGCACCCCGGCGACAGCCGAAACCGAATATCCCTATTGCACCAGCGGCGGATGGGGCACCGACGGCAGTTGCAGCTTTGCGACGCTCCAGCAATGTCAGGCTTTCGTGCGCGGCGTCGGCGGATCCTGCGTGCTGAACCCGCGCGTCGCGCAACGTTCGAATCCGAACAACGCGATGGCAGGCCCGCGCCGAATCAGCCGCGACTGA
- a CDS encoding ABC transporter ATP-binding protein, with product MNMATQPAQAQSGAVPSSHPAPGSVIFDKVSVVFEAANLTAVSEFSLDIAPGEFVSIVGPSGCGKTTLLNYAAGLLPPGAGRGRLLVNGKPPVTGTHDLAYMLARDALAPWRTALGNAELGTEVRGVPAEQRRARALDLLEKVGLKGFENAYPKALSQGMRQRVALARTFSLDSPILLMDEPFGALDAQTKLQLEDVLLSLWQRERRTVIFITHDLSEAVSMSDRVIVMSSRPGRIIADVPITLGRPRSVRALQKDPHYHELYSQVWSKLEEGLSQ from the coding sequence ACAAGGTGTCGGTGGTGTTCGAAGCGGCGAACCTCACCGCCGTCTCGGAATTCTCGCTCGACATCGCGCCGGGCGAGTTCGTCTCGATCGTCGGCCCGAGCGGCTGCGGCAAGACCACGCTGTTGAACTACGCGGCAGGTCTGCTGCCGCCCGGCGCCGGCCGTGGCCGGCTGCTGGTCAACGGCAAGCCTCCGGTCACCGGCACCCACGACCTCGCCTACATGCTGGCCCGGGACGCGCTCGCGCCCTGGCGGACCGCACTCGGCAACGCCGAGCTCGGCACCGAGGTCCGCGGCGTGCCCGCCGAGCAACGCCGTGCCCGCGCGCTCGACCTCTTGGAAAAGGTTGGCCTGAAAGGCTTCGAGAATGCCTACCCGAAGGCGCTGTCGCAAGGCATGCGCCAGCGTGTTGCGCTCGCCCGCACCTTCTCGCTCGATTCGCCGATCCTTTTGATGGACGAGCCGTTCGGCGCCCTCGATGCGCAGACCAAGCTGCAACTCGAGGACGTGCTGCTGTCGCTATGGCAGCGCGAACGCCGCACGGTGATCTTCATCACCCACGACCTTTCCGAGGCCGTATCAATGTCCGACCGCGTGATCGTCATGAGTTCGCGGCCAGGTCGTATCATCGCCGACGTGCCGATCACTCTCGGCCGGCCCCGCTCGGTGCGAGCCCTGCAGAAGGATCCGCATTACCACGAGCTGTACTCGCAGGTCTGGAGCAAGCTGGAAGAAGGATTGAGCCAATGA
- a CDS encoding ABC transporter permease, producing the protein MNDQRRLSGPMIWVARIVFLAAFFALWEWVADAKLIDPILIGKPSGIAQYLWDELFVTRSLLSDFYWSMGGTVLAFLLGSVAGILVGMLFVTSPSTEAVFNPMLTALNAMPRIALAPLFIIWFGLGLGSKVAVGFSLTFFIVLTSTVAGGRGVNPDHVTLARTLGASESQIFRKFVLPSAVPVIFNGLRLGLVFALLGVIGAEILASEHGLGQTLSVLAASFKTNGVFGIIFLLSLIGVAISWGMTSLENRLLRWR; encoded by the coding sequence ATGAACGATCAACGGCGGTTGAGCGGCCCGATGATCTGGGTCGCGCGCATCGTTTTCCTGGCGGCATTCTTCGCGCTGTGGGAATGGGTAGCCGATGCCAAACTGATCGACCCGATCCTGATCGGCAAGCCGAGCGGCATCGCGCAGTATCTCTGGGACGAGCTGTTCGTCACCCGCAGCCTGCTGAGCGATTTCTACTGGTCGATGGGCGGCACGGTGCTGGCATTCCTGCTTGGCAGCGTCGCCGGCATCCTGGTCGGCATGCTGTTCGTCACCTCGCCCTCGACGGAGGCGGTGTTCAACCCGATGCTGACCGCACTGAACGCGATGCCACGCATTGCGCTGGCGCCGTTGTTCATCATCTGGTTCGGCCTCGGCCTCGGATCCAAAGTCGCCGTTGGATTTAGCCTCACCTTCTTCATCGTGCTGACCAGTACGGTGGCCGGAGGCCGGGGCGTCAATCCGGATCATGTCACGCTGGCGCGCACGCTCGGCGCAAGCGAGTCGCAGATCTTCCGCAAGTTCGTGCTGCCGAGCGCGGTGCCGGTGATCTTCAACGGGCTGCGTCTCGGCCTCGTGTTCGCGTTGCTCGGCGTGATCGGCGCGGAGATCCTCGCCTCCGAGCACGGCCTCGGCCAGACGCTGTCGGTGCTGGCGGCGAGCTTCAAGACTAATGGCGTGTTCGGCATCATCTTCCTGTTGTCGCTGATTGGCGTGGCGATCAGCTGGGGGATGACTTCGCTGGAAAATCGCCTGCTGCGCTGGCGGTAA
- a CDS encoding PA0069 family radical SAM protein translates to MSKSVSSLRRKKAAGAETVVPQHEAAVESERRRGRGAQSNASGRYEAEARVAFDDGWQSIEDLPPFKTTVGADSARKVITRNDSPDIGFDRSINPYRGCEHGCVYCFARPTHAYLGLSPGLDFESKLFAKHDAPALLEKELAHPDYQPKMIAIGTNTDPYQPIERDLKIMRGILEVLDRVSHPVGIVTKSALVVRDLDILERMAKRNLVKVGLSVTTLDSKLARAMEPRASTPTRRLEALKRLAEAGVPAKVMVSPIIPALNDAEMERILDSAAHIGVKEASYILLRLPLEVRDLFREWLLANYPDKYRHVFTMIRDVRGGKDYDSQWGVRMKGTGPMAWMIGRRFEIACGKLGLNKKPARLTTEHFVRPQNGGGQLSLF, encoded by the coding sequence ATGAGCAAGTCGGTATCATCGTTGCGGCGGAAGAAAGCGGCGGGAGCGGAAACGGTCGTTCCGCAGCATGAGGCTGCAGTCGAGAGCGAACGTCGGCGTGGCCGGGGCGCGCAGTCGAATGCGAGTGGCCGTTACGAGGCGGAGGCGCGGGTCGCTTTCGACGACGGCTGGCAGAGTATCGAGGATCTGCCGCCCTTCAAGACCACGGTCGGCGCCGACAGCGCGCGCAAGGTGATTACCCGCAACGACTCGCCGGACATTGGCTTCGATCGTTCGATCAATCCCTACCGCGGTTGCGAGCACGGCTGCGTCTATTGTTTCGCGCGGCCGACCCACGCTTATCTCGGTCTGTCACCGGGGCTCGACTTCGAATCCAAGCTGTTCGCCAAACATGACGCACCAGCGCTGTTGGAGAAGGAGCTCGCGCATCCTGACTACCAGCCGAAGATGATCGCGATCGGCACCAACACCGATCCCTATCAGCCGATCGAGCGCGACCTGAAGATCATGCGCGGCATCCTCGAGGTGCTGGATCGCGTATCGCATCCGGTCGGCATCGTCACGAAGTCGGCGCTGGTGGTGCGCGACCTCGATATCCTGGAGCGGATGGCCAAGCGCAATCTGGTGAAGGTCGGCCTCTCGGTGACGACGCTGGATTCCAAACTCGCGCGGGCGATGGAGCCGCGCGCCTCGACGCCGACGCGGCGGCTGGAAGCGCTGAAACGGCTGGCCGAGGCGGGCGTGCCGGCGAAGGTGATGGTGTCGCCGATCATTCCGGCGCTGAACGATGCGGAGATGGAACGCATCCTCGACTCGGCGGCGCATATCGGCGTCAAGGAGGCGAGCTATATCCTGCTGCGTCTGCCGTTGGAGGTGCGCGACCTGTTCCGCGAGTGGCTGCTCGCCAACTATCCCGACAAATACCGGCACGTCTTCACGATGATCCGCGATGTCCGTGGTGGCAAAGACTATGACTCGCAGTGGGGCGTGCGGATGAAGGGAACCGGTCCGATGGCCTGGATGATCGGCCGCCGCTTCGAGATCGCCTGCGGCAAGCTCGGGCTGAACAAGAAGCCGGCGCGGCTGACGACGGAGCACTTCGTTCGGCCGCAGAACGGCGGCGGTCAGCTCAGTCTGTTCTGA
- a CDS encoding ribonuclease HII, with protein MRAAKRADAEGADAKSKGVKGPSAKRAQAPTFRRERALLTKGLRIVAGCDEAGRGPLAGPVVAAAVVLDPACVPKGLDDSKKLTRERREELFEEICRTAAVSVTVASVARIERDNILRASLWALAQSVQALPEKPEHVFVDGRDTIDVACACEAVIGGDAIVASIAAASIVAKVTRDRLMCRLAVDHPGYGFESHMGYGVPAHLEALRRLGPTAHHRRLFAPVAALLQGADDFASV; from the coding sequence ATGCGCGCCGCCAAGAGGGCCGACGCCGAAGGCGCCGACGCCAAGAGCAAGGGCGTGAAAGGCCCTAGTGCGAAGCGGGCGCAGGCGCCGACCTTCCGCCGTGAACGCGCGCTACTGACCAAGGGGCTTCGCATCGTCGCCGGCTGCGATGAGGCGGGCCGCGGGCCGCTCGCGGGGCCGGTGGTGGCTGCTGCCGTTGTGCTTGATCCCGCCTGCGTGCCGAAGGGCCTCGACGATTCGAAGAAGCTGACGCGCGAACGCCGCGAAGAACTGTTCGAGGAGATTTGCCGCACCGCCGCTGTTTCGGTGACGGTTGCTTCGGTTGCTCGCATCGAACGCGACAACATTCTGCGAGCGTCGTTGTGGGCGCTGGCGCAGTCGGTGCAGGCGCTGCCCGAGAAGCCGGAGCATGTGTTCGTCGATGGCCGCGACACAATCGATGTAGCCTGCGCGTGTGAGGCGGTGATCGGCGGCGATGCGATCGTTGCTTCGATCGCCGCTGCGTCGATCGTCGCCAAGGTGACCCGCGATCGGCTGATGTGCCGTCTCGCCGTCGATCATCCGGGTTACGGTTTCGAAAGCCATATGGGCTACGGCGTGCCAGCGCATCTGGAAGCGTTGCGCCGCCTCGGACCCACCGCGCATCACCGCCGTCTATTTGCTCCGGTGGCCGCGCTGCTGCAGGGCGCGGACGACTTCGCCTCCGTTTGA